A section of the Malus sylvestris chromosome 17, drMalSylv7.2, whole genome shotgun sequence genome encodes:
- the LOC126612290 gene encoding probable WRKY transcription factor 31, with translation MAKGSGLSIDSDPFSFSLHNPIVLNSFQEDRYNHHHLPPPSTTKRQQLRHHHSSLMLMDNSTAIHRRSPPPPPPPTTIQFAVNLNCSHDDDVQHSPGSPPPSNEKRKVIDERDFFADSKNRLDHEKSVVSTDPADKMDLHDPTDMEFNVNTGLNLLLTNTSSDQSVVDDGISSNKEDKRAKSELAVLQAELKRMNAENHRLKGMLNQVTTNYNALQVHLLNLMQSQKADQNGSAAEGHGVAVEEKKIMNGNKTSLVVPRQFMDLGLAANNGDADEHSQSSSDERSRGEQSGSLGDNVKAAGHSDDQGIAFDHEKKDFERRIRREESPDQPSQGWGPNKVPRLNSPKEVDQTEATMRKARVSVRARSEAPMITDGCQWRKYGQKMAKGNPCPRAYYRCTMAAGCPVRKQVQRCAEDRTILITTYEGNHNHPLPPAAMAMASTTSSAARMLLSGSMPSADGLMDSNFLTRTILPCSSSMATISASAPFPTVTLDLTQSPNPLQQLQRPPGQFNIPFPNPNQNFTNGPASLLPQIFSQALYNQSKFSGLQMSQDTDCAAGQQGHQSQPGQQQGSLADLTAATAAIAADPNFTAALAAAITSIIGNAHPNNDVANPATNSNNNNANGNASSNSNGNCNNKLSNPSFSGN, from the exons ATGGCCAAAGGAAGTGGACTCTCCATTGATTCAGATCcattttccttctctctccacAACCCTATAGTCCTCAACTCCTTCCAGGAAGACCGATataaccaccaccacctcccacCACCCTCCACCACCAAAAGACAACAACTTCGCCACCACCACTCATCACTCATGCTCATGGACAACTCCACCGCTATTCACCGCCGCTCTCCTCCGCCCCCTCCTCCTCCCACGACTATCCAGTTCGCAGTCAATCTCAACTGCTCCCACGACGACGACGTGCAGCACTCTCCTGGCtcaccaccaccctccaacGAGAAACGCAAAGTCATCGACGAGCGGGACTTCTTCGCCGATAGCAAGAACCGCCTTGATCACGAAAAGTCTGTCGTCTCCACAGACCCTGCCGATAAAATGGACTTACATGACCCTACAGACATGGAATTCAACGTAAAT ACTGGTTTGAATCTTCTCCTTACAAACACTAGTAGTGACCAATCAGTGGTGGACGATGGCATTTCATCCAACAAAGAGGATAAAAGAGCTAAAAGTGAG CTGGCTGTTCTTCAAGCTGAGCTCAAGCGGATGAACGCGGAAAACCATCGGTTGAAGGGGATGCTTAATCAGGTGACCACCAATTACAATGCACTTCAGGTGCATTTGCTGAATTTGATGCAAAGCCAGAAGGCTGATCAGAACGGTAGCGCTGCCGAAGGCCACGGAGTGGCAGTGGAAGAAAAGAAGATTATGAATGGCAATAAAACATCACTAGTGGTGCCGAGGCAGTTCATGGATCTTGGGTTGGCTGCTAACAATGGTGACGCTGATGAGCATTCACAGTCTTCGTCTGATGAACGAAGTCGTGGTGAACAGTCTGGATCGCTTGGAGATAATGTGAAGGCTGCAGGGCACAGCGACGATCAGGGGATCGCTTTTGATCATGAAAAGAAGGATTTCGAGAGAAGGATTCGGAGAGAGGAGAGCCCGGATCAGCCGTCACAGGGTTGGGGGCCTAACAAAGTTCCGAGGCTCAATTCTCCAAAAGAGGTTGACCAAACTGAGGCTACAATGAGGAAGGCTCGGGTTTCGGTTAGAGCTCGATCGGAGGCGCCTATG ATCACTGATGGATGTCAATGGCGAAAGTATGGGCAAAAGATGGCGAAAGGAAATCCGTGTCCTCGTGCTTATTATCGATGCACCATGGCTGCTGGTTGCCCCGTTCGAAAACAA GTACAAAGATGTGCAGAGGATAGGACAATCCTCATCACTACATATGAAGGCAATCACAACCACCCATTGCCTCCGGCAGCAATGGCAATGGCATCGACTACATCATCTGCTGCGCGGATGCTGCTCTCGGGGTCTATGCCAAGTGCAGATGGCCTAATGGACTCAAACTTCCTCACCAGGACAATCCTCCCATGCTCCTCCAGCATGGCCACCATCTCTGCCTCGGCCCCATTCCCTACTGTTACATTGGACTTAACACAATCACCAAACCCTTTACAGCAGCTCCAAAGACCACCAGGCCAGTTCAACATTCCGTTCCCAAACCCTAATCAGAATTTCACCAATGGCCCTGCCTCATTGCTGCCTCAAATTTTTAGTCAGGCGCTATACAACCAGTCTAAATTCTCTGGCCTCCAAATGTCACAGGACACAGACTGTGCCGCAGGTCAACAAGGCCACCAATCGCAACCAGGGCAGCAGCAGGGCTCATTGGCGGATCTTACTGCCGCCACCGCTGCCATTGCAGCTGATCCAAACTTCACTGCAGCCCTAGCAGCTGCCATCACCTCAATCATTGGCAATGCTCATCCAAACAACGACGTTGCCAACCCAGCAACCAACTCAAACAACAACAATGCCAATGGCAATGCCAGCAGCAACAGCAATGGCAATTGCAACAATAAACTTAGCAATCCTAGTTTTTCAGGGAATTAA